In Gilliamella sp. B3022, the sequence CCATGGTAACAAAAGATGTTCCTGATTATGCTATTGTTGCCGGCAATCCTGCTAAAATAATTAGATACCGATTTAGCCAAGATATAATAGAAAAACTTAGTAAATTGGAATGGTGGAACCTCCCAGTTGAAGCATTGAGGGAGGTTAAATTTAATGATATCGATACCGCCATAGTTCAACTATCTGAATTAAATAATAGCGGCTAATTATTTAACCGTTATTATCATTAGTGACAATCGGATTTAACACAGACGGGATTAATTCATCCTGTTCAGTTCTTTCTGGCATGTCAAGACGCAAATCAATCCAACGCCCATCAGGAATATCAATAGGCTCCCCTGCCACAATCTTACACAATTTAGTGCTAAATTTTCTAGTATAGGTTTTGACCGTAATTACATTATCGTCAACTGAATATTCGGCAAATATTTTTTTATTACCGTTTGCATCTTCAGGTAGTGTGATGTACCAACCATCCTTTGCAAATCCTAAACTACCATGAATCTCATAATGCCCCACATCAATGCGTATAGCTTTGACACCATGAGCCATACTATTAACTAAACCACACCCTGACTGAGTAAAACCATCAACAGCATCAATATCATCATTGGCAAACAACTGCACTATTGGCGATGCTTTTTTTAAGGTTCCGTTACTATCAACCGTTGAGTTAGCTGTTGTAATGACTTCATACAATGGCTGTGCCCCTTTGGCTGTTTTACAGCGGTAATAAATATTTGGTTTTTCACCATTAACTACCGCTATTTGCTCTACGCGATATGCAGAACTGTTACTAGGATATACAATCAGCGTCAATGTGTTATTCCCCGATAATTCTGGAAATGATGTACTACGCCCCTGATAAAATCCTCCTACCAAATGGTCGTTAAAATTAGTAGCAACTGCACCCATTAATGCCCCAAGACCAAAATCCCCCATTTTTAGAACGGTCTTATTATTGATGGTAACATTGTCAGTATTTTCAAAATCCCACTGGTTTTGTTTGCATTTGAATTGCAGCAATGTATGTTTTTGCCCTGTTTCGACATCATGATACTGAAACAAAAATCCATCATCATTAGCACTAATTACAACGGACGCTTTATTATCAATAGGGAATTTTATCCCTGACGTATCGGCAATAAGTTGCCCGTACATTGCATCTCCCGATTTATTAATAAATTTGGATAGATCAATTGTATCAGCGTATTTTTTAGTTTGATCTCGCAATTCGCTAACCTGTTGTAAGATTTCTGGCGTTATAATCTCTGCATTAGTCGGATTGATCAGTAAATCATTTAATGAACCATCTGGAGTATCGGCTAATATCTGAATTGTGCCCAAAGTATTTTTATTATATCCCTCTATTACCAACCATGTATCATATTCACATGGTTGTAAATTTAGGTGATATTGTCCGTTTGTTATATTGGTCTGAATATAGGTATTTTCTATAACATTAGAGGTAGTGCGCATTGCTCGCAGCAACAGCAAACCATTAATCGGCTCGCCTAGCCCATTTTGTAAAACTCCTGAAATAATTGTCATTTTCTCTCCAATTTTAGATATAAAAAACCACCATTAAGGTGGTTATTATTTTTTTACTGTCATGATTGTTATAAAATCGGGTATACCATCAACGCGACTCTTACTCGGCAATTCCGTGGTAACGAAAAACGTCACATTAGACGGTACAGTAACTGAAAGGGTTGTGCTTACTGTGAGATTTTCTGTTGATGTCATAAGATTTCTTTCAATAAATTCCGAATTTGCATTATTTTTAATGATAATTCTCAGCCATCCATATCTCCAATAAAATTGTTCCTCTTTGTCACCACCCGAACCTTTTCTCCCGATCGCATTTAATGTTAGTGGCAAAATAACCATATCTCGATCGAATGGCTCTGGATTAATCGTGATTGATCTACCTTTATGACAGAGGTGCATTTTTACAAGGTCTCCTACAATTTGCATCGCAGTAAGTTTTCCTTGTATTTTGCAGTTTTCGTTGATAACTACGTTATCTAACTGCCCATAATTTGCGTAGATACTTCCTGAAATATTAGCTTTTCTTGCGGTTAATGTGCCATCAGGTTGCAACTCAAATGCCGGAGGTGTGCCGGCACTAATAACACTGCCAGCTACTACGCTCCCGCCCCGAATTAACGGTGCTGTCATTTCAGTACCCGCAATGATCCTGTCGCCCCGAATAGTTCCTGTTGCAATTAAATGTCCATCCAAAAACATTGCCGGCATAATCCAGTGTGCGCCATCGTATATCATAGCCTCTGTATGATAAACTTTTCCATTTGAATCTAGTGAATAGAACATCAACGTCGTATCACGGGCAGGATAAAACCCAAATTGTTGATAAAACATTAATGTAGCAGTATCATTGTCAGGAAATTTACCGTCGTCGGTTTGGATTCTGAATAACCCCCCTGCGCCATTTTCAGCAATTAATGTCTTGGTGCTGGATATGTACATTTCAGAACGACCTACAACGTTAACTGCGCAGACACCGTACCAATATTTTGTATCTGGAGTACAATCAACGTCAGTAAGTGACATCGCGCGTCCCATATAATGGGTTTTAGCCTCGACTTCCGCCTCTGTTGTGCCTTTGTAAAACTCAAATTGAGTACCTAAACTGGACACGGCAGTCATTACGGGGCGAATTGCAATATTAAATGCACTAGGTGTCAGGACTAATCCCGACGGTGCTGCAGGTGGTAATATTGAAAATGCTACCGTACTTTCATCACCTAATCGCCCATTTTCACCAACACCACGAACAATGGCACTAAATTTACCCTGCTGCAACTCGGATATATAATACTCATTTTCAGCAACAACCTCACGACTAACCAATTTTTCATCACGATAAATTTTTACCTCAAATTTCAGATTCTGAATTGTGCGAGGTGTTGACCACAATAAACGAGCCTGATATAAATCAGACTCTGGCGTAACTTCTACCTGTAATTGTTCAACAGGAGGGATTGCCCAGTTGAATATTGTATTGCTTTCTTTTTCAAACACCGTGCCTTTGTCAACAATTGCTTCTTTATTAGGATCATGCTGTAAAGCTGTAATTGAATATGTACCATCATCATTTTCAGTAATAGTAATAGCTTTGAATAATCGTGGTTTTATTTTTCCGTCGTATAAACTCCAAACAGAATACTGGTCAACATCAACCAATTCTGTTAACACGATTTGATTAGGTTTAGTTTGTGCTTGTATTTTAATTTTGCGTAAATCACTGTTGATATCCGTAACACTGAAATATGCATCATTGATTTTTTTAATATCAATATCTCTATCTAATGTAATAGTGACGCCATCTACCGACTTGACTCTCCCGCCAATTGTCGTACCAGTATAGTCATTGTCAGCAATGCCAATAATGTCACCTGGCAAATGTCGAATACCCTCACGACCAACAGAAAATGTTACGGTTTGAGATTCTAATTTCTCAGTCTGGATTAACCATTTACCAACCCGATGAGCCTGACCTCTGGATGTGCAGCCAAACGCGTCAACCTGCGCCACATTTAACCCGAATCGCTTAATTAGGTCATCATCTGCAACGTATTCTATTGCTGTTTCCCAATTGTTATCAGGATCAATGTAGCGCACATGTACGGCCGTATGCCTTTCCTTTAATGCTGCTGAAGTATATGTAAATTGTCCGTTAACAACATTCGCGTTGGAATATATCGCAACAACATCATTTGGTCTGTCAATTACCGCTGAGTATTGTGTACCGTTCCATATAGGCATGCCGCGAAATGCTGAACATAATTCATTAATAACATTTAAAGCATGTCGTTGCTCTGTAATATAACAATTACAGGTGAAACGCGGCTCTTTACCACCAAAGCCATCATCGACTAACTGATCACAATATTGCGCAATAGAGTACAAAGTAAATTTATCTACTCCAAATGAACTTAATCGATCACCCATACCGTAACGCTTATTTGTCAACAATTCATAAAGTATCCATGCGGGGTTATCTGTCCAAGCAAGCTTAAAATCTCCCGACCAAAAACCTTTATACTCTCGTGTTTCTGGATCGTAATTATCTGGCACCCTGATAATTAGACCGTCAAGGAGATAATTGCGCCTCGGTGTACCACTAAACTGCTCAGAATTAAATTTTAAACCGATTAACGCAGTATTAGGGTATGAAAATTTAGCATCGTAGATTTCAGTGTATGAACTCCATAGCGTATCATTTACCAGTGTTTGAGATTTACTATCAGGTGTATTTCGTATAACACGAATATTAAACGGTGTTGAGGGTAATTCATCCAAAATGACGGATGTTAAATATTGAGAGTTTGTTTTTTTATTAATTAAGTTAACATTTTTAATCGTTTTCCATGCATCACCCTTACCAATTTGCACCGACATTGATACGTCTGTTCTGTTCGTATTCCCTTTATTATCGATGGATTTTAGCGCCGACACGCCAACGGTAACCCTAACCCGATCAATATTCGGATCTGTGATTGTCCTTGTAATTGGGGCGGTGGTTTTGATCTGGAGATTAACTGGAATTTCGTTTTCGGTATAAGAAAAACCTTTCAAAGGTGATTGTGATTGTGTTCCGTTTACCCAATCAATTTCAACACCCTTAAAATTAAAATTACCTTCAGGCGTTTGAACTGGTGTATCGTTTAAAAAAACACCCTTTAGCCCACCTACTATGCCTCGAATCTGTCCCTCGCCCAACATATCAATAATGCGCAGCTCCTGATTTGATTGAAGATTGTCCGGAGCTTCATACGGGGATTTGCTTTTCCCCGAACTTTTACCCATTTGAACGCTCCTTTATTGGGCGAAGTATAGGCTTATCGCCAATGTTTTCTTTTACCTCATCCTTAGTTTCCAGTCCTCGCGAAATGGTCTTTGAACCAGTTTTTACTCTACCAAATATCACTGGCACCGCTGTTCCCTGAGCCATCGTATTATCAAGGTTTGAGAAATACGTATTTTTATTGCTGTCACTTGAAGTTTTCTCTGTTTTCGGAAGTCGTGTTAACATTTGTGAAAAACCGCCGATCCCTAAACCTGCTCCGGCGGCAACCATCGCGAAACCCACTCCCGTTGAAATTCCTACTGCTATACCTGCAACAACTAACGCTGTACCTGCAATAAATCCAAATAAACCTCCGGTTTTTGCTCCAACTACATGTGGGACTATATGAATAACGGCTTTTTTAGGTAAACGACTATGTAACCCAATCTGTAAAGTGTCATGCGTCAAATTAACGCCATTGATACGAACATGAAACCAACCCTCCATAATTCGTTTCCTTAACCCATTAATTTGAGAGTAAAGTCCATTCAATCCCTCTGCTGCTGTGTCAACATTCATATGGAATCTATTGCCATATTGTTTAAGATCGCCGTAAAGGCATATTTTTGCCATTTTTTGTGTCTCCATACTGAGTGTGTATAACTGAACCAAAAACCGTCATATAAATCCCGTTTGGACATTCGGTTAGGACAATGATGTAAAATTTGTTGATCGCCAATGTAGAGAGCTGCATGATTGGGAATTTCTGAGCCAAGGCAAACGAGAATAACATCTCCCGCCTGAAGCCTTTCTAACTCAACGCGCTCAAAATTATTTTTAGGTAGTAAATCTAAATAGAGATTTTGACCTGTATGCCACCAATCATCCTTACGTTCATAATTAGGTAAATCAATGCCAGTCAGCATGTAGGCATCTCTAATTATTGATAGGCAATCGGTTTTACCATGTTGAAACTCGCGACCTAATAACGGTTTTATGTACCTAAACTTATGAATTTGGTTATCACATACCAGCCACCAATCAACAGCCGTACGGATTTGGGAAATTTGGTCCGCTTCACTGAGAATCGGAACCCCGTTAAGGTGAGAATGTACAACCGCTGTGATCTCGCCTTTTTCTTCAGCTCTTATCCAGTCGTCCGGTGATATTTCGAATGTTTCTGTTGGTGTGGCTGAGATGTTATTGCATGGCATGTAGGTTTTATTACCAATAACAAGACCACAGCACTCCGCCTCACCGCAAGAATTTGCGTGATTAAGTATTTCTGTTTTCATTGTTTATCTAATTTTTGAGTGGTTTGTAAAACTGGAAAGAGGGGATTAGGATAATTTGGCTGCTGTTGGAAATCCCCCAAAGGGAAGAATACCGTTTTGGCCAAACCTTAGTTTGCACCCAGCCACACATCTACTGCATTTGTCCCGTGTGATATCATCCGTTGGTTGATCAAACTCATCAGCAACTGCGCCCCCTGTATATCCGCATTCAGTACTGCGATAAATCCAACCGCATGTATTGGCAATAATGATGCGTTTAGGCAACATGGCGCCGTCAGATTCACAAGGCAGCGCTAATTCAAATACAACTACCCGTGATGTTTGTTGTTTGACTTGCTCCAATATATAATTAGAGACAATTTCACAATGCGGGTCCGCATGTTTATTACCATTTGCAAAATTGATAGCGTCTAAATATTTAACTAATACCTCATGTCTTGTTACCACGGCACCAATCATGCCTTCATAACTCTCAATTAGACCATTTAAAATGCCATAAGCATTACTGGCTGTAAGCGTTGGGCGGTTACTTGTTCCTTGTCCGCTACGTTCAAAACCTTGCGCTTTAATTGGGTATGGCTCGTACTCTTTGCCCTGCCATATAATAGCCCGTCTTAGTTCATTTAATCCGTTATGAACTCGCAAAACTGCTTTATGTCCAACGATTTCACTTAAGTCGATATCGAATAATTCGATAATTGCGCCAGCTTCAAGTTTTGTAATATCGCATAGCATATTTTTTGGGATCATGCGACCACCTCTTCAAACGTTGCAGAAATTGTTTTAACCGTACCATTAGGGGTTGGCGTCCAAGTTCTACAAACCACCTTGATGGTTTTGTGAGTATTAGGCTCTGTCCACAAAAACGATTTAACTGCATTATGCCTTGTTAAAAAATCTTCGATTAAATCGATATCTTCAGTTAAACCAACAAACAAAACACTATATGACCGCAAGTCATTGTTAATACCATCCGGAAAACGTTGCGCATAGCTGTCACCGAACCGAATATCTCTTACTTTAGGTGCTACCGACACAGTAGAGCCGTTTTGAGGTCTCCAATGAAATGTCTCCATAATTTTCTCCAAGTATAAAAAAACCACCCGAAGGTGGTTTGATTAAATTGCGTTGATAGTCAATAATTAAATTCCATATTCATTAGCATTTTTATTTTATCCATTAATGAATATTCAGGCGTATATTTTTTTAAGGTTGACTCAGCAAACATATAATCCAAACTGTCTTTACTAAAAACGTGCCCATCTATATCTATACCTCCTACATCAACAATGATTGGCTTGTAGGTATTAGCAATAAAATATTCACAAGAAGAATATCCTACTAAATCAACCCCCATTTTATTTTTGGAGGAAAATTTAACTATAGCTGTTATATCATAAAAATTCTGAGGATCATTGTAATCATCTTTCAAAGCTCTTATCGCTTCACTTCCTGAAAAATATTGTTCAATCCTGTCGTTGCTCCAATAATTTCTACTGGATAAAGACGAATCTAAAATTTTATAAGAAGACGGCGATACCATTCTTTGTTTTGTTGCAAATGAGCAACGCTGTTTCAGGTCATACAAAAAAACATCATTATCACTAATAGTGGCAGCCACATAAATTAAAAATGCTGATATTAATATCAAAATAAATAAAATAAAAATAACTAACTTTTTCATACTATCTCCTTAATTTTTTGTTAATAGTATGAAAATTCACCCATTAAATCAACGACGATTTAGTAGTCCGCCTGGTCTTTGTTCTTTCATAATCTGCGCTCGTACTGCTTGCTCCATGTTTTTAGCTAGCTGCCGTCCTTCTTGCTCGGACATTCCGCCATTATCACCAATATTTAACGGCATATTTATAGTAAGATTGACGTTTGAACCAACTCTACCTGATGTTATTTGCCGATTGCTGAGCACTTGTCCGTTTTCGCCCGGTATTAAATATTGTTTACCCCCCTGCATTAATATTTCAGGCTTGCCACCCTCACCTACTCGATACATTGAGTTAGCATCTACTGGACCACCATTTTTACGTGCACCCGCAATGGCTGCTGCTTTCATGGTGCCCATAGCTGTCATATATGAGGTAGTGCCAATTGTTGCTGCTGCGCCTTGCGTTGCAATCGAGGCTTGGATAGCTGCTGGCGTATATGCGGCAGTCAATGCCGCCGCTTCTACCACTTGTGTAGCTGTAGTTGCTGCTGATGTTGTTTTTGCTACAATAGCATTTTTAACGTATTGCATACCCATTTGAACAAGTGACCCGATGGCTTCATTTAGAATAACATTAGCAAAGTTCTGCATTGCCTGCGTTGCTGTCATTGTACCTGACATCAGCCCTGATATCGTATTTGTTGCGCTACTTGCTAGTCCCTCTAATGATGATGCCAAAAACTCGTTAGCATCGCTTTGATTGCGCCATATTTCCCACTGAGCATTGATGCGGTTTTGTTCATACTGACGATTAGCTGCCTCACGAAGCGCAATAGCATTTTCTTCTATCATCCACCCTTGTTGTGCAAATTCTTGGATAAGAGCTAGCTTTTTATCTTTCTCATTTTTCAATGCTTGAACGGGGTCAACTTGTGCTACAGCGTCGTCAACTTTAGATACAACGGCTTCAGACTTAATTTTAGCCATGTTTATTTGATGTTGTTGCTCTAATTGCTCAAGCTTAGAGTTATATTCTTCTTGAGTTTTTATTTCACCAAGTTTTTGAAGTTTATCTAATGAATTCTTAGACTTTTTAAACGAGTCGTTTTCAACTTCAATCGGGCTTTTTAATGAGCCAAGCTCTTTATAGGCTTGTGAGGTTTCAATTAGCT encodes:
- a CDS encoding tail assembly protein, which encodes MAKICLYGDLKQYGNRFHMNVDTAAEGLNGLYSQINGLRKRIMEGWFHVRINGVNLTHDTLQIGLHSRLPKKAVIHIVPHVVGAKTGGLFGFIAGTALVVAGIAVGISTGVGFAMVAAGAGLGIGGFSQMLTRLPKTEKTSSDSNKNTYFSNLDNTMAQGTAVPVIFGRVKTGSKTISRGLETKDEVKENIGDKPILRPIKERSNG
- a CDS encoding phage tail protein; protein product: METFHWRPQNGSTVSVAPKVRDIRFGDSYAQRFPDGINNDLRSYSVLFVGLTEDIDLIEDFLTRHNAVKSFLWTEPNTHKTIKVVCRTWTPTPNGTVKTISATFEEVVA
- a CDS encoding phage tail fiber protein, whose product is MTIISGVLQNGLGEPINGLLLLRAMRTTSNVIENTYIQTNITNGQYHLNLQPCEYDTWLVIEGYNKNTLGTIQILADTPDGSLNDLLINPTNAEIITPEILQQVSELRDQTKKYADTIDLSKFINKSGDAMYGQLIADTSGIKFPIDNKASVVISANDDGFLFQYHDVETGQKHTLLQFKCKQNQWDFENTDNVTINNKTVLKMGDFGLGALMGAVATNFNDHLVGGFYQGRSTSFPELSGNNTLTLIVYPSNSSAYRVEQIAVVNGEKPNIYYRCKTAKGAQPLYEVITTANSTVDSNGTLKKASPIVQLFANDDIDAVDGFTQSGCGLVNSMAHGVKAIRIDVGHYEIHGSLGFAKDGWYITLPEDANGNKKIFAEYSVDDNVITVKTYTRKFSTKLCKIVAGEPIDIPDGRWIDLRLDMPERTEQDELIPSVLNPIVTNDNNG
- a CDS encoding C40 family peptidase, with the protein product MKTEILNHANSCGEAECCGLVIGNKTYMPCNNISATPTETFEISPDDWIRAEEKGEITAVVHSHLNGVPILSEADQISQIRTAVDWWLVCDNQIHKFRYIKPLLGREFQHGKTDCLSIIRDAYMLTGIDLPNYERKDDWWHTGQNLYLDLLPKNNFERVELERLQAGDVILVCLGSEIPNHAALYIGDQQILHHCPNRMSKRDLYDGFWFSYTHSVWRHKKWQKYAFTAILNNMAIDSI
- a CDS encoding phage minor tail protein L, with the translated sequence MIPKNMLCDITKLEAGAIIELFDIDLSEIVGHKAVLRVHNGLNELRRAIIWQGKEYEPYPIKAQGFERSGQGTSNRPTLTASNAYGILNGLIESYEGMIGAVVTRHEVLVKYLDAINFANGNKHADPHCEIVSNYILEQVKQQTSRVVVFELALPCESDGAMLPKRIIIANTCGWIYRSTECGYTGGAVADEFDQPTDDITRDKCSRCVAGCKLRFGQNGILPFGGFPTAAKLS